One genomic segment of Musa acuminata AAA Group cultivar baxijiao chromosome BXJ3-3, Cavendish_Baxijiao_AAA, whole genome shotgun sequence includes these proteins:
- the LOC103977665 gene encoding pentatricopeptide repeat-containing protein At3g62890 isoform X1, translated as MSLVKRPVFQALKCCAGDVTKSIKPTITLSILEFNLQKCRNPKEFLQIHAQMVASGFIWDTFAASRLLSFSAASPFLGLDYSRRLLHQIDNPNAFTWNTLMRACIHRNSPQFALPLYRSMLGGDSAPDSYTHPIVIHASAVRSSEVEGKLIHAHVVKFGFDSDVYVLNTLINMYSVCGNLTDARHLFDRSPVLDSVSWNSMLAAHVQAGDVKEAFRLFDSMPEQNTIAANFMIALFGKCNLVSDARKLFDGMDARDVVSWTAMISCYEQNELFAEALEMFHRMKREGVSMDEVVMVSALSACTKLGANKKGEVIHGLIIKDGLDSYVNPRNALIYMYSNHGNIVAARQLFDSCSFLDQISWNSMISGYLKCGLIGEARALFDAMPLKDAVSWSTMIAGYAQHDRFMETLELFSEMQVGHIKPDETPLVSVISACARLSALEQGKWVHAYIKKNGFAINVFLGTTLIDMYMKCGTVETAMEVFNGMKHRGTSTWNAVILGLAMNGLVKESFEKFEEMKRCGVPPNEITFVGVLGACRHAGLVDEGRQHFNTMKQVHGILPNIKHYGCMVDLLGRAGLLREAEELVESMPMAPDVATWGALLGACKKHGAIDVGERVGKKLIELEPHHDGFHVLLANIYASKGKWDDVMELRGTMRQRGVMKIPGCSMIESDGVIHEFLAGDRTHPHIEKIDKMLEEMARRLKLEGYQPDTTDVAYDIEEEEKETTLYRHSEKLAIAFGLISTPPPAPIRIMKNLRICGDCHDAAKIISRAFQREIILRDRQRFHHFRQGLCSCTDFW; from the coding sequence ATGAGCTTGGTCAAAAGACCAGTCTTCCAAGCCCTCAAATGTTGCGCTGGTGACGTAACAAAATCGATCAAGCCCACCATTACCCTGTCCATCCTCGAATTCAATCTCCAAAAATGCCGAAACCCCAAGGAGTTCCTCCAAATCCACGCCCAAATGGTCGCTTCCGGCTTCATCTGGGACACCTTCGCCGCAAGTCGCCTCCTTTCCTTCTCCGCTGCCTCCCCCTTCTTGGGTCTGGACTACTCCCGCCGGCTTCTGCACCAGATCGACAACCCCAACGCTTTCACCTGGAACACCCTCATGCGAGCCTGTATCCACCGGAACTCCCCCCAGTTTGCCCTCCCTTTGTACCGTTCGATGCTGGGAGGCGATTCAGCGCCGGATAGTTACACGCATCCGATTGTCATTCATGCCTCCGCTGTTCGGTCTTCGGAAGTTGAAGGGAAGCTGATTCATGCCCATGTCGTAAAATTCGGTTTTGATTCGGATGTCTACGTGTTGAACACTTTGATCAATATGTACTCTGTGTGTGGGAATCTGACCGATGCGCGGCATCTGTTCGATAGAAGTCCTGTTTTGGATTCAGTTTCTTGGAATTCGATGCTCGCAGCGCATGTTCAGGCTGGTGATGTTAAGGAAGCGTTCCGGCTTTTTGATTCGATGCCAGAGCAGAACACGATCGCTGCAAACTTTATGATTGCTTTATTTGGTAAGTGTAATCTTGTGAGTGATGCACGTAAACTGTTTGATGGAATGGATGCCAGGGATGTGGTTTCTTGGACAGCTATGATTTCTTGTTATGAACAGAATGAACTGTTTGCTGAGGCCTTGGAGATGTTCCATAGAATGAAGAGGGAGGGAGTCTCGATGGATGAGGTTGTCATGGTCAGCGCTCTGTCCGCTTGCACCAAGTTAGGGGCAAACAAAAAAGGTGAGGTGATTCATGGGTTGATCATCAAAGATGGCCTTGATTCTTATGTTAATCCTCGGAATGCATTGATTTACATGTACTCAAATCATGGGAATATAGTTGCCGCCCGACAATTGTTCGATTCGTGTAGTTTTCTAGATCAAATATCCTGGAATTCTATGATATCTGGCTACTTGAAATGTGGACTCATCGGTGAGGCAAGAGCATTATTTGATGCAATGCCTTTGAAGGATGCAGTTTCATGGAGTACTATGATTGCAGGTTATGCTCAACATGATCGGTTCATGGAGACATTAGAATTATTTAGTGAGATGCAAGTTGGACATATTAAGCCTGATGAGACTCCCTTGGTGAGTGTTATTTCTGCTTGTGCACGCCTATCTGCTCTAGAACAAGGCAAATGGGTTCatgcatatatcaagaaaaatggcTTTGCTATAAATGTTTTTCTTGGGACAACTTTGATTGACATGTACATGAAGTGTGGCACGGTGGAGACTGCGATGGAGGTTTTTAATGGGATGAAACATAGGGGCACTTCTACTTGGAATGCTGTTATATTGGGATTGGCAATGAATGGACTTGTCAAGGAGTCCTTTGAGAAATTTGAAGAGATGAAAAGGTGTGGAGTTCCTCCAAATGAAATAACTTTTGTGGGGGTTCTAGGTGCTTGTCGACATGCTGGCTTAGTAGATGAGGGGCGCCAGCATTTTAACACTATGAAGCAGGTTCATGGGATTCTACCGAATATTAAACACTATGGTTGCATGGTTGATCTTCTCGGTCGTGCAGGCTTGCTTAGAGAGGCTGAAGAACTTGTGGAAAGCATGCCTATGGCTCCTGATGTGGCTACATGGGGTGCCCTGCTAGGTGCTTGCAAGAAGCATGGTGCCATTGATGTAGGAGAACGAGTAGGGAAAAAGCTCATTGAGCTTGAACCTCATCATGATGGTTTCCATGTGTTGTTGGCAAACATATATGCTTCGAAAGGGAAATGGGATGATGTCATGGAGCTCAGAGGTACAATGAGACAGCGAGGGGTCATGAAGATACCAGGTTGTAGCATGATAGAGTCAGACGGTGTTATACATGAATTTTTAGCAGGTGACAGAACACATCCTCATAtagaaaaaattgataaaatgcTAGAAGAGATGGCTAGGAGATTGAAATTGGAAGGCTATCAACCAGACACCACTGatgttgcttatgacatagaagaagaagagaaggaaactaCTCTTTATAGGCATAGTGAGAAGCTTGCCATTGCCTTTGGCCTTATCAGCACACCCCCACCAGCACCAATCAGAATAATGAAGAACTTGCGGATATGCGGTGATTGCCACGATGCAGCAAAGATCATTTCTAGAGCTTTTCAACGTGAAATTATCCTGAGAGACCGTCAGCGGTTTCACCACTTCAGACAAGGTTTATGCTCGTGTACAGACTTTTGGTAA
- the LOC103977665 gene encoding pentatricopeptide repeat-containing protein At3g62890 isoform X2 yields MSLVKRPVFQALKCCAGDVTKSIKPTITLSILEFNLQKCRNPKEFLQIHAQMVASGFIWDTFAASRLLSFSAASPFLGLDYSRRLLHQIDNPNAFTWNTLMRACIHRNSPQFALPLYRSMLGGDSAPDSYTHPIVIHASAVRSSEVEGKLIHAHVVKFGFDSDVYVLNTLINMYSVCGNLTDARHLFDRSPVLDSVSWNSMLAAHVQAGDVKEAFRLFDSMPEQNTIAANFMIALFGKCNLVSDARKLFDGMDARDVVSWTAMISCYEQNELFAEALEMFHRMKREGVSMDEVVMVSALSACTKLGANKKGEVIHGLIIKDGLDSYVNPRNALIYMYSNHGNIVAARQLFDSCSFLDQISWNSMISGYLKCGLIGEARALFDAMPLKDAVSWSTMIAGYAQHDRFMETLELFSEMQVGHIKPDETPLVSVISACARLSALEQGKWVHAYIKKNGFAINVFLGTTLIDMYMKCGTVETAMEVFNGMKHRGTSTWNAVILGLAMNGLVKESFEKFEEMKRCGVPPNEITFVGVLGACRHAGLVDEGRQHFNTMKQVHGILPNIKHYGCMVDLLGRAGLLREAEELVESMPMAPDVATWGALLGACKKHGAIDVGERVGKKLIELEPHHDGFHVLLANIYASKGKWDDVMELRGTMRQRGVMKIPGCSMIESDGVIHEFLAGDRTHPHIEKIDKMLEEMARRLKLEGYQPDTTDVAYDIEEEEKETTLYRHSEKLAIAFGLISTPPPAPIRIMKNLRICGDCHDAAKIISRAFQREIILRDRQRFHHFRQGLCSCTDF; encoded by the exons ATGAGCTTGGTCAAAAGACCAGTCTTCCAAGCCCTCAAATGTTGCGCTGGTGACGTAACAAAATCGATCAAGCCCACCATTACCCTGTCCATCCTCGAATTCAATCTCCAAAAATGCCGAAACCCCAAGGAGTTCCTCCAAATCCACGCCCAAATGGTCGCTTCCGGCTTCATCTGGGACACCTTCGCCGCAAGTCGCCTCCTTTCCTTCTCCGCTGCCTCCCCCTTCTTGGGTCTGGACTACTCCCGCCGGCTTCTGCACCAGATCGACAACCCCAACGCTTTCACCTGGAACACCCTCATGCGAGCCTGTATCCACCGGAACTCCCCCCAGTTTGCCCTCCCTTTGTACCGTTCGATGCTGGGAGGCGATTCAGCGCCGGATAGTTACACGCATCCGATTGTCATTCATGCCTCCGCTGTTCGGTCTTCGGAAGTTGAAGGGAAGCTGATTCATGCCCATGTCGTAAAATTCGGTTTTGATTCGGATGTCTACGTGTTGAACACTTTGATCAATATGTACTCTGTGTGTGGGAATCTGACCGATGCGCGGCATCTGTTCGATAGAAGTCCTGTTTTGGATTCAGTTTCTTGGAATTCGATGCTCGCAGCGCATGTTCAGGCTGGTGATGTTAAGGAAGCGTTCCGGCTTTTTGATTCGATGCCAGAGCAGAACACGATCGCTGCAAACTTTATGATTGCTTTATTTGGTAAGTGTAATCTTGTGAGTGATGCACGTAAACTGTTTGATGGAATGGATGCCAGGGATGTGGTTTCTTGGACAGCTATGATTTCTTGTTATGAACAGAATGAACTGTTTGCTGAGGCCTTGGAGATGTTCCATAGAATGAAGAGGGAGGGAGTCTCGATGGATGAGGTTGTCATGGTCAGCGCTCTGTCCGCTTGCACCAAGTTAGGGGCAAACAAAAAAGGTGAGGTGATTCATGGGTTGATCATCAAAGATGGCCTTGATTCTTATGTTAATCCTCGGAATGCATTGATTTACATGTACTCAAATCATGGGAATATAGTTGCCGCCCGACAATTGTTCGATTCGTGTAGTTTTCTAGATCAAATATCCTGGAATTCTATGATATCTGGCTACTTGAAATGTGGACTCATCGGTGAGGCAAGAGCATTATTTGATGCAATGCCTTTGAAGGATGCAGTTTCATGGAGTACTATGATTGCAGGTTATGCTCAACATGATCGGTTCATGGAGACATTAGAATTATTTAGTGAGATGCAAGTTGGACATATTAAGCCTGATGAGACTCCCTTGGTGAGTGTTATTTCTGCTTGTGCACGCCTATCTGCTCTAGAACAAGGCAAATGGGTTCatgcatatatcaagaaaaatggcTTTGCTATAAATGTTTTTCTTGGGACAACTTTGATTGACATGTACATGAAGTGTGGCACGGTGGAGACTGCGATGGAGGTTTTTAATGGGATGAAACATAGGGGCACTTCTACTTGGAATGCTGTTATATTGGGATTGGCAATGAATGGACTTGTCAAGGAGTCCTTTGAGAAATTTGAAGAGATGAAAAGGTGTGGAGTTCCTCCAAATGAAATAACTTTTGTGGGGGTTCTAGGTGCTTGTCGACATGCTGGCTTAGTAGATGAGGGGCGCCAGCATTTTAACACTATGAAGCAGGTTCATGGGATTCTACCGAATATTAAACACTATGGTTGCATGGTTGATCTTCTCGGTCGTGCAGGCTTGCTTAGAGAGGCTGAAGAACTTGTGGAAAGCATGCCTATGGCTCCTGATGTGGCTACATGGGGTGCCCTGCTAGGTGCTTGCAAGAAGCATGGTGCCATTGATGTAGGAGAACGAGTAGGGAAAAAGCTCATTGAGCTTGAACCTCATCATGATGGTTTCCATGTGTTGTTGGCAAACATATATGCTTCGAAAGGGAAATGGGATGATGTCATGGAGCTCAGAGGTACAATGAGACAGCGAGGGGTCATGAAGATACCAGGTTGTAGCATGATAGAGTCAGACGGTGTTATACATGAATTTTTAGCAGGTGACAGAACACATCCTCATAtagaaaaaattgataaaatgcTAGAAGAGATGGCTAGGAGATTGAAATTGGAAGGCTATCAACCAGACACCACTGatgttgcttatgacatagaagaagaagagaaggaaactaCTCTTTATAGGCATAGTGAGAAGCTTGCCATTGCCTTTGGCCTTATCAGCACACCCCCACCAGCACCAATCAGAATAATGAAGAACTTGCGGATATGCGGTGATTGCCACGATGCAGCAAAGATCATTTCTAGAGCTTTTCAACGTGAAATTATCCTGAGAGACCGTCAGCGGTTTCACCACTTCAGACAAGGTTTATGCTCGTGTACAGACTTTTG A